One window of the Babesia bovis T2Bo chromosome 2, whole genome shotgun sequence genome contains the following:
- a CDS encoding putative integral membrane protein: protein MAVTARNNGFRKVAKWIVGAVVVASASHGIVMAQEETPKIAEVPEQKETKTEVTEVPEEKDSNAAKGKQKKRHEPIFAGEVQLQRIKDEMEREEPVYDPDDVAVVTSTGITYKNQDIDDLIDKKVYISALTRWFHPKSVPHIEKCELNRRRKEMRLAIRELDELLNQLPEEVAKVAKDYPTIYHMPSKLAAQIQKYLEKKD from the coding sequence ATGGCAGTCACCGCTCGTAACAACGGCTTccgcaaggttgccaagtgGATTGTTGGTGCCGTGGTTGTGGCAAGTGCTAGCCATGGTATTGTCATGGCCCAAGAGGAGACACCAAAAATAGCTGAAGTGCCAGAACAGAAGGAGACCAAGACGGAAGTAACTGAGGTGCCAGAAGAGAAGGATAGTAACGCTGCAAAAGGTAAACAAAAGAAAAGGCATGAGCCCATTTTTGCTGGTGAAGTACAACTGCAACGCATTAAAGATGAAATGGAAAGGGAAGAACCCGTTTATGATCCGGATGATGTCGCTGTTGTCACGTCAACTGGTATAACGTATAAAAATCAAGATATCGATGATTTAATTGATAAGAAGGTTTATATTTCCGCTTTGACAAGATGGTTCCATCCCAAATCCGTTCCACATATTGAAAAATGTGAGCTGAACCGCAGAAGGAAGGAGATGAGGCTAGCCATTAGAGAGTTGGACGAGTTACTGAATCAACTTCCTGAAGAAGTTGCCAAAGTTGCCAAAGATTATCCAACTATATACCATATGCCATCTAAATTGGCTGCTCAGATACAGAAGTATCTTGAGAAGAAAGATTAA